The Candidatus Zixiibacteriota bacterium genome has a window encoding:
- a CDS encoding alpha/beta hydrolase produces MSTTPDANSKPEIAAASQHPVLTPAEQAEINTPTGSVREEHRYLIRDGKHLFCAEYAPVGGAKCGVVLCAPFAEEKIRTLRVYVSFARALARRGVAAVCFDYYGDGDSEGSFEDASFDDRLRDISAVFSDFQGRYTMSKITLFGLRWGGTLAALSADVLKPAGLILWEPVVDTSKYFFDHLRSQIASQMLIDGKISQKREQLVESLEAGETIMVEGYNLRGEFFVKARDTGLKDRPTTYTGPTLVVQLAGSPARLNPELEALAGSFAQSKLAALKREFEWEKTELWQPTPPELFGLTLDFMKTHGLL; encoded by the coding sequence ATGAGCACAACCCCCGACGCCAACAGTAAACCTGAGATCGCGGCAGCTTCCCAGCACCCGGTCCTCACCCCGGCCGAGCAGGCCGAGATCAACACGCCAACCGGCTCTGTTCGCGAGGAACACCGCTATCTGATTCGCGACGGCAAGCATCTCTTTTGTGCCGAGTATGCCCCTGTCGGCGGGGCTAAGTGCGGGGTTGTGCTTTGCGCGCCGTTTGCGGAGGAGAAGATTCGGACGCTGAGGGTGTACGTTTCATTCGCCCGGGCGCTCGCACGTCGCGGCGTGGCGGCGGTATGTTTCGATTACTACGGCGACGGTGACAGCGAGGGGAGTTTCGAGGACGCCTCATTTGATGATCGGCTTAGAGACATCAGCGCGGTTTTCAGCGATTTCCAGGGCCGCTATACTATGTCAAAAATCACGCTCTTTGGGCTCCGTTGGGGCGGCACGCTGGCAGCTCTGTCGGCGGACGTGCTAAAGCCGGCCGGCTTGATTCTGTGGGAGCCGGTTGTCGATACCTCGAAATACTTCTTCGATCACCTCCGCTCGCAAATCGCGTCGCAGATGCTCATCGACGGCAAGATCTCTCAGAAGCGGGAACAGCTTGTCGAGAGTCTCGAGGCGGGCGAGACGATCATGGTGGAGGGGTACAACCTGCGCGGCGAGTTTTTTGTCAAGGCGCGCGATACCGGCCTGAAAGATCGACCGACGACGTATACGGGTCCAACCCTGGTTGTTCAATTGGCCGGAAGTCCGGCGCGGTTGAACCCGGAACTTGAGGCGCTCGCCGGTTCCTTCGCGCAAAGCAAACTGGCCGCCCTGAAACGCGAATTCGAGTGGGAGAAGACCGAGCTCTGGCAGCCGACCCCTCCCGAACTGTTCGGCCTCACCCTTGATTTTATGAAAACTCATGGCCTTCTCTGA
- a CDS encoding alpha/beta fold hydrolase, protein MAFSEESFKLTTPSGEAMYGIAHLPERPNGAAVIMFNIGLHYRVCHSRLFVRQARDLQLAGFSVIRFDPCRVGYSHGEIRVQRAIDSYDSVQTGLFKDDARQVIEYARERFKPGKLFLYGLCGGALTATIAAALDKRIDGVAFVAGPVTVTSPEVELSTLHPFDASVEFRRYQSRLLNPSNWLRALTGRVSYRAFFNTVAVVIKDRLRRRRETPPDQSTSAPAEAEEQKGDLYNRTYHVAFDTLMKTGKQVLFLMPELDRATYDFDRFFSSRYLPNYEAYKHLYTVERVDKANHTFSTPASSRQLFDITREWLTARAAS, encoded by the coding sequence ATGGCCTTCTCTGAAGAATCATTCAAGCTGACCACGCCGTCGGGCGAAGCGATGTACGGCATTGCGCACCTTCCGGAGCGGCCGAACGGCGCTGCCGTGATCATGTTCAATATTGGTCTGCACTACCGGGTGTGCCATTCGCGCCTGTTTGTCCGCCAGGCGCGAGACCTGCAGCTGGCCGGGTTCAGCGTGATTAGATTCGATCCGTGCCGGGTCGGCTACAGCCACGGAGAAATCCGGGTCCAACGGGCCATCGATTCCTATGATTCGGTCCAGACCGGCCTGTTCAAGGACGACGCCCGCCAGGTGATCGAATATGCCCGCGAGCGGTTCAAGCCGGGAAAACTGTTTCTCTATGGTCTCTGTGGTGGCGCGCTGACGGCGACTATCGCAGCGGCGCTCGACAAGCGGATCGACGGTGTCGCGTTTGTCGCCGGACCGGTGACGGTGACCTCTCCCGAGGTGGAGCTATCGACCCTGCATCCGTTTGACGCGTCGGTCGAGTTCCGGCGCTACCAGTCGCGGCTCCTGAACCCCTCAAACTGGCTGCGGGCGCTCACGGGAAGAGTGTCTTATCGCGCGTTCTTTAATACCGTGGCGGTCGTTATTAAAGATCGGCTGCGTCGGCGACGGGAAACGCCTCCTGACCAATCGACCTCTGCGCCCGCCGAGGCGGAAGAGCAAAAGGGCGACCTGTACAACCGCACCTATCATGTCGCATTCGATACGTTGATGAAAACCGGAAAGCAGGTGCTATTCCTGATGCCGGAACTTGATCGGGCGACTTATGATTTCGATCGCTTCTTCAGCTCCCGCTACCTGCCCAATTATGAGGCGTACAAGCACCTTTACACGGTCGAGCGCGTGGACAAAGCCAACCACACCTTTTCGACCCCGGCCTCGTCCCGGCAACTATTTGATATCACCCGCGAATGGCTGACGGCGAGGGCGGCGTCATAA
- a CDS encoding glycosyltransferase family 2 protein yields the protein MPKLIVAIVSWNTRDLTRNCLSSLQREVAGLEHETWVVDNHSSDDSVQMIRGEFPPVVLIENTKNVGFARANNQILREARGDYYLLLNSDTIVPPGSIRTLCRFMDEHPEAAAVGPRLHNGQGSVEPPLKPLPSLSGEWRYCLAYHSGPLAAISRRLMRNRLVDWHSIKGPTESEVLSAACLLIRRTVIDQIGLLAEDYFLFSEENDYFTRMKAAGLRGYYLPDVEIVHLLGMSRKKRASYDSEVNFFRSRLLYFRKFYPGRARIVRLIYYLFFGWSSVWSRLSGLFKSEHESDQVALYSRLLDVLKAG from the coding sequence ATGCCGAAACTGATAGTCGCCATAGTAAGCTGGAATACGCGCGATCTGACACGCAACTGCCTGAGCAGCCTCCAACGCGAGGTGGCCGGGCTTGAACACGAGACCTGGGTGGTGGACAACCATTCGTCCGATGACTCCGTCCAGATGATCCGGGGCGAATTTCCGCCGGTCGTGCTGATCGAGAACACCAAGAATGTGGGGTTTGCGCGAGCCAACAATCAGATTCTTCGCGAAGCCCGCGGCGATTACTACCTGCTCTTGAATTCCGATACGATCGTGCCACCCGGGTCGATCCGGACCCTTTGCCGCTTTATGGACGAGCATCCCGAGGCCGCGGCGGTGGGACCTCGACTGCATAATGGCCAGGGGAGTGTCGAACCCCCGCTTAAGCCGCTTCCGTCTTTGTCCGGCGAATGGCGCTACTGCCTGGCCTATCATTCCGGGCCGTTGGCGGCTATTTCTCGGCGGCTCATGCGCAACCGCCTGGTGGACTGGCACTCGATCAAGGGACCAACCGAGTCCGAAGTACTGTCGGCCGCCTGTCTTCTTATCAGGCGCACAGTCATCGACCAGATCGGCCTTCTGGCTGAAGATTACTTTCTCTTCTCCGAGGAAAACGACTATTTCACCCGCATGAAAGCGGCCGGACTTCGCGGCTATTATCTTCCCGATGTCGAGATAGTACACCTGCTGGGCATGAGCCGCAAGAAGCGGGCGTCGTATGATTCGGAGGTAAATTTCTTCCGCAGCCGCCTGCTCTATTTTCGCAAGTTCTATCCCGGCCGCGCCCGGATCGTCCGGTTAATCTACTATCTCTTTTTCGGTTGGTCTTCGGTCTGGAGCCGGCTTTCGGGATTGTTCAAGTCTGAACACGAGTCTGACCAGGTGGCGCTCTATAGCCGGCTTCTCGACGTGCTGAAAGCCGGGTGA
- a CDS encoding glycosyltransferase family 4 protein — translation MKRVLFVTYAFPPMAAVGGRRIVDFCKYLPEYGWEPVVLTVKGGSNTAWDDTQLDKVAHVKVYRSPIYLPMLPKNGRRPGPKRQYTGAQAEIPSAAVPTQASAIRSMRRAVGSLLRIPDEINFWIPLGLAAGIRAVRKEKVAAVVSSSPPVSGHVLASLLARVRGCPHVVDFRDLWTLNHTYAYRQHTPTSKRVDAALERWVLRKAARIVTASPGFEDQLRLHLSGSLADRLVTITNGFDYDEIDLNREFVPRDSSRMRIVYTGSLYSDFNPVFFLECLAEWMKRSAIDPGTIQVDFYGNCEYDYSDFLAGLGLARTVTFHGFVSHTALPAIVEQADYQLLLLSFKPQHAPVIPAKLFEYLAAPARILALTPRGTTADLIARYEAGEVLSEPDREKMSGIFDRMYRDWRESARRPKKYRYIREIDRKFLAERFAGELDRVTASRLGPGVAAE, via the coding sequence ATGAAACGCGTTCTCTTTGTCACCTATGCATTTCCTCCGATGGCGGCGGTCGGCGGCAGGCGGATAGTCGATTTCTGCAAGTATCTGCCGGAATACGGATGGGAACCGGTGGTACTGACGGTAAAAGGCGGCAGCAATACGGCCTGGGACGATACCCAGCTCGACAAAGTGGCCCACGTGAAAGTGTACCGGTCGCCGATATACCTGCCAATGTTGCCCAAGAACGGACGCCGCCCCGGCCCGAAGCGGCAATACACTGGGGCTCAAGCGGAGATCCCATCGGCGGCCGTCCCGACTCAGGCGTCCGCCATACGGAGCATGAGACGAGCGGTGGGATCCCTGCTTCGGATCCCCGATGAAATCAACTTCTGGATTCCGCTAGGTCTGGCTGCCGGAATCCGGGCGGTACGAAAAGAGAAAGTCGCCGCGGTCGTTTCCTCCTCGCCGCCGGTGTCGGGACATGTACTGGCGTCGCTTCTCGCGCGTGTGAGGGGATGTCCGCATGTGGTCGACTTCCGTGATCTTTGGACACTTAACCATACTTACGCTTACCGGCAGCACACGCCGACATCCAAACGGGTCGATGCCGCGCTGGAGCGCTGGGTGCTTCGCAAAGCGGCGCGGATTGTGACCGCGTCTCCGGGTTTCGAGGATCAGTTGCGCCTCCATCTGAGCGGCTCCCTGGCCGACAGACTGGTGACAATTACCAACGGCTTCGACTACGATGAAATCGATTTGAACAGGGAATTCGTCCCTCGAGACAGCTCCCGGATGCGTATCGTTTACACGGGCAGTCTGTACTCCGATTTCAACCCGGTTTTCTTCCTGGAGTGTCTGGCCGAGTGGATGAAACGATCGGCAATCGATCCGGGTACGATACAGGTGGATTTCTACGGCAATTGCGAATACGATTACAGCGATTTCCTGGCCGGGCTGGGGCTCGCCAGGACAGTCACATTTCACGGCTTTGTTTCGCATACAGCGCTGCCGGCGATTGTCGAGCAGGCCGATTACCAGCTGCTGCTTTTGAGTTTCAAACCGCAACACGCGCCGGTGATTCCGGCTAAGTTGTTTGAGTATCTGGCCGCGCCGGCCCGTATCCTGGCGCTCACGCCTCGGGGAACGACTGCCGACCTGATTGCCCGGTACGAGGCGGGCGAGGTCCTGTCCGAACCGGACCGGGAGAAGATGTCGGGGATTTTCGATCGGATGTACCGGGACTGGCGTGAAAGCGCTCGCCGGCCGAAGAAATATCGTTATATTAGAGAGATAGATCGGAAGTTCCTGGCCGAGCGTTTCGCCGGCGAACTAGATCGGGTGACGGCTTCGCGACTCGGACCGGGAGTAGCTGCCGAATAG
- a CDS encoding O-antigen ligase family protein → MIENLLMGAFNPQTAPRQIITTKTLAYAALVAISAVAAVASLVVPPVFLIVGIVGLAGAVLIYRHVYSGLILYLLLFLLRPAETYPALAPLRLEFLFGGFLIIIVLLKNKWTYGKIRFPINRINFDLLFLLGAIGLSVFGTACTDCTVDAFMNMAKLAVFYVLIVLIIDSQRRLEIFMWVFVVCNIYMSIGIIQNFFSGAYVAKEGLVRATGGNSTMDNMNGIAITMNTIIPFAFYLMVSYRNIWKKLAMAMMLAPAVLTLILTGSRGGLLGFLMIVITIWWRSQRKLLLTVSFLLFATAAWFSMEDSRRERYLTIFDSAEERDQSAQGRIDAWVDGMYLFAAKPVTGVGAGAFAWARVKEFGVYLMPHNMYVQILAELGLIGAFCYGLFLTDVFRHNRIVSANVSSRGFPDGLLEPLALAISTSCYSMLITGVFAHSAYRWAWFFFAALAVVVFRLHTELQTAAEAAAPAEEAHPGDIALARGGHR, encoded by the coding sequence GTGATTGAGAACCTGCTCATGGGTGCTTTCAATCCACAAACGGCCCCTCGCCAGATTATCACCACCAAGACACTGGCCTATGCCGCGCTGGTGGCGATATCGGCGGTTGCGGCGGTGGCATCGCTGGTGGTTCCGCCCGTTTTTCTGATCGTGGGCATTGTCGGGCTGGCCGGGGCGGTTCTGATTTATCGCCACGTGTACTCCGGGCTAATTCTCTACCTCCTCCTCTTTCTGCTCCGACCGGCTGAAACCTACCCGGCGCTCGCGCCCCTCAGACTGGAGTTCCTGTTCGGCGGTTTCCTGATCATAATCGTTCTGCTCAAGAACAAGTGGACTTACGGCAAAATCCGCTTTCCGATTAACCGGATCAACTTCGATCTGCTGTTCCTGCTGGGCGCGATAGGTCTCTCCGTGTTTGGCACCGCCTGCACCGACTGCACAGTCGACGCCTTCATGAACATGGCCAAATTAGCGGTATTCTACGTTCTGATCGTACTTATCATCGACAGCCAGCGGCGGCTCGAGATTTTCATGTGGGTGTTTGTCGTTTGCAACATTTACATGTCCATAGGAATTATACAGAACTTCTTCTCCGGTGCATACGTGGCTAAAGAGGGCCTGGTGCGCGCTACCGGCGGCAACTCCACGATGGACAACATGAACGGCATTGCCATCACCATGAATACCATCATCCCCTTCGCGTTCTACCTGATGGTGTCATACCGCAACATCTGGAAAAAACTGGCCATGGCGATGATGCTTGCTCCGGCGGTGCTGACCCTGATTCTCACTGGTTCACGTGGCGGCCTCTTGGGCTTCTTGATGATCGTGATCACGATATGGTGGCGGTCGCAGCGCAAACTGCTGCTGACCGTTTCGTTCCTGTTGTTTGCTACTGCCGCCTGGTTCAGCATGGAGGACAGCCGCCGCGAGCGCTACCTGACCATTTTCGACTCCGCCGAAGAGCGAGATCAGTCGGCCCAGGGGAGAATCGACGCCTGGGTGGACGGGATGTACCTTTTCGCAGCCAAACCTGTAACCGGCGTAGGCGCCGGGGCGTTCGCCTGGGCGCGGGTGAAGGAATTCGGCGTCTACCTGATGCCGCACAACATGTATGTCCAGATTCTGGCTGAACTGGGATTGATCGGCGCCTTCTGCTACGGGCTCTTCCTGACCGATGTCTTTCGACACAACCGTATTGTGTCTGCCAATGTCAGCTCACGCGGTTTCCCCGACGGCCTCCTGGAGCCGCTCGCGCTGGCCATTTCCACGTCCTGTTATTCGATGCTGATCACGGGTGTCTTTGCCCACTCGGCGTACCGGTGGGCCTGGTTCTTCTTTGCTGCCCTGGCAGTGGTTGTGTTCCGCCTGCACACCGAGCTGCAAACAGCGGCCGAGGCGGCCGCTCCGGCGGAAGAGGCTCACCCGGGGGATATCGCCCTGGCCCGAGGAGGCCATCGGTGA
- a CDS encoding AMP-binding protein has translation MSLYSTLIERTIWPLVLRRENRHSALTHWRFLEKSQYWPRERLLEYQTDKLRQLLAHAYKHCPYYTRIMDERGLTPESFKSLDDLALLPVLTKDLVYDNNEGIVSTSYHRADLRNYATGGTTGQQMHLFIDNESYNIKLASEWRCGQWMGMSPCDKLAILWPAAMDFDESPKLRTRIKDRYIGRKLVIHIGAASQSQMHEFYKEINGFRPRFLKTFPAPMVEWLDYLKEKELPIPRVKAIMSTGEPLYDEMRAYMEQTFGCPVYDMYGSRELGHTASQCSERDGLHIAMETSIVEFLENGRPVRPGEQGEIFITDLTNYAFPMIRYAINDYGRAIEEPCVCGRGLARMSTGVGRVQDFFLDASGRRHAAIVLAVHTTSDLGHRIGQMQIIQRSLLDFLVRIARKPEPTQETFRFITERMKKMIGESINVQFEVVDRIPQERSGKTRFFICQVRPSSPSAQPRREAVDG, from the coding sequence GTGAGCCTGTACTCCACTCTCATAGAGCGCACCATCTGGCCGTTGGTGCTTCGCCGAGAGAACCGACACTCCGCCCTGACACACTGGCGTTTTCTGGAGAAGAGTCAGTATTGGCCGCGGGAGCGCCTGCTAGAGTACCAGACCGATAAACTGCGGCAGCTCCTGGCCCACGCTTACAAACACTGTCCCTATTACACCAGGATAATGGATGAACGCGGCCTGACACCGGAGTCGTTCAAAAGCCTGGACGACCTGGCCCTGCTGCCCGTGCTCACCAAGGATCTGGTGTATGACAATAATGAGGGGATTGTCTCGACATCTTACCATCGAGCCGACCTGCGAAACTACGCCACTGGCGGCACAACCGGGCAGCAGATGCACCTGTTTATCGATAATGAGAGCTACAACATAAAACTGGCGTCCGAATGGCGGTGCGGGCAATGGATGGGTATGTCCCCCTGCGACAAACTTGCAATACTCTGGCCGGCCGCGATGGACTTCGACGAATCTCCCAAGCTTAGAACCAGGATCAAAGACCGATACATAGGCCGCAAGCTGGTCATCCATATTGGGGCGGCGTCGCAGTCGCAGATGCACGAATTCTACAAGGAAATAAACGGGTTTCGTCCCCGGTTTCTAAAGACGTTCCCCGCCCCAATGGTCGAATGGCTGGATTATTTGAAAGAGAAGGAGCTTCCCATTCCCAGGGTCAAAGCCATTATGAGCACCGGCGAACCGCTATACGACGAGATGCGAGCCTACATGGAACAGACCTTCGGATGTCCGGTCTACGACATGTACGGCTCACGGGAACTCGGCCATACCGCGTCCCAGTGCAGCGAACGCGACGGCTTGCATATTGCCATGGAAACCTCAATTGTCGAATTCCTGGAAAACGGTCGCCCGGTTCGGCCCGGCGAACAAGGCGAGATATTCATTACCGATCTTACCAACTACGCTTTCCCCATGATTCGGTACGCCATAAACGACTACGGCCGCGCCATCGAGGAACCGTGTGTCTGCGGCCGGGGCCTGGCGCGTATGTCCACCGGGGTGGGACGGGTACAAGACTTCTTCCTGGATGCGTCGGGGCGTCGCCATGCCGCCATCGTGCTGGCTGTTCACACCACCTCCGATTTAGGCCACCGCATCGGACAAATGCAGATCATCCAGCGGAGCCTGCTCGATTTTCTCGTGAGAATCGCCCGCAAGCCGGAACCGACTCAGGAGACCTTCCGGTTTATCACCGAACGGATGAAGAAGATGATAGGGGAGTCCATCAACGTCCAGTTTGAGGTAGTCGACAGGATTCCCCAGGAGCGCTCCGGCAAGACCCGCTTCTTTATCTGCCAGGTGCGGCCGAGCAGTCCGTCCGCACAACCGCGCCGGGAGGCGGTGGACGGGTAG
- a CDS encoding sialidase family protein translates to MGPASCSSRKALTSSVAVLLLLAAVLILGTFPSLRAESVTTPVLIGSSANDGPTLGIPRWKAYVSELNPQQIWAAFASSGSSSGSLVYSTNGGQTWSSNTIQIDNSGWLDMHLSAFGRAGALYFTFPGSLGQGTCFRKFNPPAQSDDDREPLVTLPGTSSGNRSNVMVQNSGRIWIFTRLGDAPSENVRYHYSDNGVNWTSGVAYATGAPDVRIGSMPYVGGNPALVVLHLNDNRGYEYYLWNGTAFEAKADRSIFAQNMGGVRAFTHNVVKDTTMHLVFGLGTTMHHLWKNYSNGTGSWNYRTLESSPYTEDVEWFPISTVRGDDLYLFYCKKSTASSASSMIYYMKWSQTNRTWSSPTLVSTLAANASSLDPNTCFSEPTSADYIPVYWRSGSNPYDLYFAKVLVDGVPQPDIIPPGPVFDLEGIQGSTPTGAVPDHAYAEQR, encoded by the coding sequence ATGGGACCAGCCTCCTGCAGCAGCCGCAAGGCGTTAACTTCTTCGGTGGCCGTACTGCTTTTGCTTGCGGCAGTCCTGATACTTGGAACTTTCCCGTCGCTACGAGCCGAGTCTGTAACCACACCGGTCTTGATTGGGTCGTCGGCCAACGACGGTCCTACGCTGGGCATCCCCCGCTGGAAGGCGTATGTATCCGAATTGAATCCTCAGCAGATCTGGGCCGCCTTCGCCAGCAGCGGGAGCAGCTCAGGCAGCCTGGTATATTCCACCAACGGCGGTCAAACCTGGAGCAGCAACACCATCCAGATCGACAACAGCGGCTGGCTGGATATGCATCTCTCGGCCTTCGGCCGAGCGGGAGCGCTATATTTCACGTTCCCCGGATCGCTCGGCCAGGGAACCTGTTTCCGCAAGTTTAATCCCCCTGCTCAGTCGGACGATGACCGAGAACCGTTGGTCACGCTGCCGGGCACCAGCTCTGGCAACCGCTCCAACGTGATGGTTCAAAATAGCGGCCGCATATGGATTTTCACGAGACTTGGCGACGCCCCGTCGGAAAACGTGCGCTATCATTACTCCGACAACGGAGTCAACTGGACCTCCGGTGTGGCTTATGCGACCGGCGCTCCGGACGTGCGTATCGGCTCAATGCCGTATGTTGGCGGCAACCCGGCGCTGGTCGTGCTCCATCTCAACGACAACCGGGGATACGAATACTACCTATGGAACGGCACAGCGTTTGAGGCTAAAGCGGATCGCTCTATATTCGCCCAGAACATGGGCGGCGTTCGCGCTTTCACGCACAACGTGGTCAAAGACACGACCATGCACCTTGTGTTCGGTCTCGGCACCACCATGCATCACTTATGGAAAAACTACAGCAACGGAACGGGGAGCTGGAACTATCGGACGCTCGAGAGCTCTCCGTACACGGAAGATGTCGAGTGGTTTCCGATCTCGACTGTGCGCGGCGATGATCTCTATCTGTTCTACTGCAAGAAGTCAACGGCCAGCAGCGCGTCGTCGATGATCTATTATATGAAGTGGTCACAGACGAACAGGACCTGGTCCAGCCCGACACTTGTCTCAACGTTGGCAGCTAACGCCTCTAGTCTGGACCCCAACACCTGTTTTAGTGAGCCGACGAGCGCTGATTATATCCCGGTCTACTGGCGGAGCGGCTCCAATCCATACGATCTCTATTTCGCCAAAGTCCTTGTGGACGGGGTGCCACAGCCGGATATCATCCCGCCCGGGCCGGTGTTTGATCTCGAGGGCATCCAGGGTTCGACCCCGACCGGGGCTGTGCCCGACCACGCTTATGCCGAGCAGAGATGA